GGCCGACACCGTCCAGCGGCTGTGGGACCGTGACGCCGGCGTGTTCAGCGATGATGCCGACGTTCAGAACGAGATCGCGCAGCGGCTCGGTTGGCTCGACGTCGCCGGTGGCGACCCCGCGTGGAACGCGCCGTTGGATGACCTCGCCGCAGGTGTCGACGCCGACGGGATCGACCGCGTGGTGGTCGCCGGCATGGGCGGCTCCAGCCTCGCGCCGGACGTGTTCTCACGCGTGTTCGCCGACGCGTCGGCGCGCACGCTGGTCGTGCTCGACTCCACCCATCCCGACGTGGTGGACAAGGTCCTGCCGTCCGACGACCTGGACTCGACGCTGGTCATCGCCTCGTCGAAGTCCGGCACCACCGCCGAGACCCGGGCGTTCGCCCTGTACGCCGAGCGGCACGTGCCGAGCACCCGCAACCTGGTCGCCATCACTGATCCGGGCAGCAACCTCGACAAGGAGGCGACGGTGCGCGGCTGGCGGGCGGTGTTCCGCAACCCGACCGACATCGGCGGGCGCTACAGCGCGTTGTCGTTGTTCGGCATGGTGCCGGCCAGGCTGCTCGGCGTCGACGTCGGCGCCATCTGGCGGTCGGGGCAGTCGATGCTCACCGCCTGCGGGCCATCCCAGACCGGCGCCGACAACCCCGCACTGATGCTCGGGGCGTTCATGGGCGGCTTCGCCCGTTCGGGCCGGGACAAGCTGACGATCCTGACATCGCCCGTGCTGGCGAGCCTCGGTGACTGGCTCGAGCAGCTCATCGCAGAGTCGACCGGCAAGCAGGGCACCGGCATCGTGCCCGTCGTCGGTGAGCCGGTCGCGTCACCGCTGGTGTACGGCGACGACCGCGCATTCGTCGTGATCGACCACGCCGCCGATCCCGTACCGGGCATCGAGGCGCTCGAGGACGCCGGGCTGCCCGTCTTCCGCATCACGCTCGACGACCGGTACGCCCTCGGTGGCGAGTTCGTGCGATGGGAGATGGCCACGGCACTGGCCGGGGTGTTGCTTGGCATCGACCCGTTCGACCAGCCGAACGTCGCGGAGAGCAAGCGCAACACCAACGACGTGCTCGCCGAGGTGGCCGCCGGAACGGCGTTGCCCGACCCGGAGGACGGCGACCTCGGGAAGCTGCTGGACTCGATCGGGCCCGGTGACTACTTCAGCATCCAGTCGTACCTGCCACCGGACCGCAAGGTCGCCGCGGGTCTGACCGAGCTGCGCATGATCGTGCGTGACAGCCTGCGGGTGGCCACGACGGCGGGCTGGGGTCCGCGGTTCCTCCACTCGACCGGTCAGCTGCACAAGGGTGGACCGAACTCGGTCGTCGTGCTCCAACTCGTCGACGTGCCCGCCGGGGACGTCGAGATCCCGACCGAGGATCACGGCTTCGCAACGCTGATCAGGGCGCAGGCGCTGGGCGACCTCCGCAGTCTGCGATCGCACCACCGCCGGGTGATCCAGCGCAGGGTGAAGGGTCCCGAGGACATCGTCCGCGTGCTCGGCGATGCCCGTGCGCACCTGCACAAGCCCATGCCCCGCAGTGACTCGATCTGACCCCTCGCACGACGCGTCGGACCGGCTGACCCCGGAGGACCTCTGGGCGCTGCCGCGGGTCGGTCGGCCGGTCACAGACCGCAGGGGTCGGGTCGTGGTCGTACCGGTCACCGACACCACCCGCGACGATCCGGTCACGCGGCTGTACCGCGTCGGCGTCGACGGCCCGTCGCCGCTTACCACCGAGGACGCGTCGGCCACCGCCCCGGCCCTGTCGCCGTCGAGTGCGTTGCTGGCCTTCGTGCGCGAGCACGAGGACAGGTCGCAGGTTCACGTGCTGCCGCTGGACGGCGGAGAGGCGCAGCGCGTCACGGACCTGCCCCTGGGCGTCGCGGGACGTCCAGTCTGGCTGCCCGACGAGCGGAGCGTGATCGTCCCGGCACGCCTGTCCACCGATGATCCGTCACTCGGCGGCACGCGCGCGTACCGGGAGTCTCAGGAGCGACGCGCCGACACCGCGCACGTGACCGAACGTCGGCTGTACCGCTTCTGGGACACGTGGCTGACCGACGCGACGACGATGCACCTGCTGCGCGTCGACCTCGACCGGCCCGGCACGGACCCGGTGGATCTGACCGGCGACGTCGGGTTCGCGATGCTGCCCGGCCTCGGCGACCCCGGCGACGAAGTCGCCGTCTCCCCTGACGGGCGCACGGTCGCGTGGTGCGCCGTCCGTGACGACGACGATGCCCCGCGCTACCTGCTGCACGTCACACCGACCGACGGCAGCGGCCCGTCACGGTGCCTGACCCCCGAAGCCCCGGCGCACGTGTGGCGGCCCCGCTTCCTGCCGGACGGCCGCATCCTGGCGGGCTTCCAACGTGAGTTGGAGTTCTACGCGTCGCCGTGCGATCTGTTCGTCGTCGACCCGGGCACCGGCGACCGCGAGCCACTGCTCGACGACTGGGACCTCCAACCCGACGCGTGGGAGGTCACGACCGCCGGACAGGTCGTGTTCGCCACCGAACGCAGGGGGCGGGGCGTGTTGTGCACCGTGCGCGAGCGCTCCGCGCACCCGCTCGCGGACGGGGAACGCGTCAGCGACCTGCGACCTGCGACCTCGTCGCCCGGTTCGCTGACGTCGCCGGTG
The genomic region above belongs to Euzebyales bacterium and contains:
- a CDS encoding S9 family peptidase; its protein translation is MVVPVTDTTRDDPVTRLYRVGVDGPSPLTTEDASATAPALSPSSALLAFVREHEDRSQVHVLPLDGGEAQRVTDLPLGVAGRPVWLPDERSVIVPARLSTDDPSLGGTRAYRESQERRADTAHVTERRLYRFWDTWLTDATTMHLLRVDLDRPGTDPVDLTGDVGFAMLPGLGDPGDEVAVSPDGRTVAWCAVRDDDDAPRYLLHVTPTDGSGPSRCLTPEAPAHVWRPRFLPDGRILAGFQRELEFYASPCDLFVVDPGTGDREPLLDDWDLQPDAWEVTTAGQVVFATERRGRGVLCTVRERSAHPLADGERVSDLRPATSSPGSLTSPVPAGDDVLALHSALTAPPEVVRIGATTTLVTDLCADALEGRDLGMVTDLVVTGAAGDDVGVRLLHPPGGTADGPPSLVHLIHGGPHGLFADAWSWRWNAAVVASRGHLVATVDFHGSTSYSHAFTRSIHGEWPTLPAADIHATTDALIARDAVDPERMAITGGSYGGYLVTWLAAHTDRFACAVAHAAVTDFGGMWAGDWTYGWADALGGAPWKDHAASLRSSPAAHYADYTTPTLVIHGDNDHRVPIDQGLALYGVLRAKGVPARLLHFPDEHHWVEGRANSLVWYGEVLDWLDRHLR